GGCCTGCTGGAGGTGCTCTAGCCTGCTGCCGAGGCGCGTTTGACGCGGGTCACGGCGCCATGGTAACTTTCATCAGCCACTTTTAGATCTGCCTCGTGATCGGGCAAAGTGAGACCCTTACCGGAGGGGCCAACACCGGAGCAGAGCGGGGGTTCCTTAGCGAACCGCAAAGGCCAGGGAGGCAAAGCGCCTTGCTTGGAGGGTGCCGGATATGCTCGAGCGCTTTAGCAGCGCGAGTGGCGGGTGCTCGGCTGAGCGATAGCAAAGAGAGGCCCGGCTCGAGCCCGATGACCCGGGCCGGTGAACTCAAACGCAGTCTTTGAAGGGATGCGTGACAAGATGAAGGGATGTGTGACAAGATGACTACAGACGGTCCTTACCCGCTCGCACGGCGCCTCCTGGGCGCGCTCGCCGCCGTTGCTATAACAGTTGCTACAACAGTAGCCGCGGTCGCTCTGGCAGGAGCGACCTGGGCGCAAGAGGAGCCGCGGCGTGGCGGCGTGCTCGAGTACATCGTCTCTGCCGAGCCGCCCTCCTTTGACGCCCACCGCGAGACGACCTTTGCCATGCTCCACCCCATCCGCCCTCACTACAACCTGCTCATCAAATTCGACCTCGAGAACTTCCCCGAGGTCGTCGGCGACCTCGCCGAGAGCTGGGAGGTGGCCGACGACGGCCTCACCTACACCTTCACCATCCGCGAAGGCGTGCGCTTCCACGACGGCAGCCTACTCAGCGCGCGCGACGTCAAGGCGACCTACGACAAGATAATCTTCCCGGCCGAGGGCGTCGCCAGCGTCCGCCAGGCCACCTACGCGATGGTCGAGAGTATCGAGGCGCAAGGCGACAGCACCGTCGTCTTCGCCCTGGAGTGGCCCTCGGAAGCCTTTCTGGCCAACCTGGCCTCGCCCTTCAACTGGGTCTACCAGGCCGACCGCCTCGAGGAAGACCCCCACTGGTACGAGCGCAACGTGATGGGCACCGGCCCCTACACCTTCGTCGAGTACGTGGGCGGCTCGCACTGGGAAGGACGGCGCAACGAGGACTACTTCAAGGAGGGCCTGCCCTACTTGGACAGCTACCGGGCGCTCTTTATCCGCGACCCCTCGGCGCAGGTCGCCGCCGTCCGCGGTGGCCGGGCGCACCTGGAGCTGCGCGGTTTTACCCCCAGCCAGCGCGACGAGCTCGTCCAGGCCCTCGGCGACGAGAT
This is a stretch of genomic DNA from Deinococcota bacterium. It encodes these proteins:
- a CDS encoding ABC transporter substrate-binding protein, with protein sequence MTTDGPYPLARRLLGALAAVAITVATTVAAVALAGATWAQEEPRRGGVLEYIVSAEPPSFDAHRETTFAMLHPIRPHYNLLIKFDLENFPEVVGDLAESWEVADDGLTYTFTIREGVRFHDGSLLSARDVKATYDKIIFPAEGVASVRQATYAMVESIEAQGDSTVVFALEWPSEAFLANLASPFNWVYQADRLEEDPHWYERNVMGTGPYTFVEYVGGSHWEGRRNEDYFKEGLPYLDSYRALFIRDPSAQVAAVRGGRAHLELRGFTPSQRDELVQALGDEIEVQESAWLCNNTVVINTQRPPFDDARVRRALTLAIDRWAGAQALSQIAIVGPVGGVMRPGSAFAPSEEELEAIAGFGRDIEAAREEARRLLDEAGVAQGFSFTLLNRDVRMPYEPIGIYVIDQWRRIGLNAEHLVRETGPYLAELRGGDYDVAIDFTCDFIDEPDVQLNKFISAELSPANYGQYDDERLDALYEQQSRERDPEERMRLVREFERIVLDEEAYQFHVLWWYRIIPYRSSLEGYHISPAHHLEPDIETYWLSE